A window of Apium graveolens cultivar Ventura chromosome 8, ASM990537v1, whole genome shotgun sequence contains these coding sequences:
- the LOC141676590 gene encoding RNA-binding motif protein 25-like isoform X4 encodes MPLLLFKLIVPRRIPRYPGVYPVMVRPVIPRPMGIVGINPALARPPVPGIRGPIIPPVIRPGGIPSLTPAEKPQTTVYVGKIASTVDNDFILSILQLCGPVKSWKRPQDPTSGTLKGYGFCEFDSAEGILRAIRLLSKLNIDGQELMLNFNSATKEYLERYLQKKRENIKKSEAVDTEGGQEIDKEEGKATGSGEGVPSESTQEESKEDSVTDQKDQDITKFGLVTDEDREADKEVLEKLNGMIEERLKTHPLPPPPPPPVATDGSGTLSQEVQVGSKEGDMDVDRVKNAEAAEDRNVDEMKSANRTPNEHDKPDTSSPDKNRKSDKKERDAKRERERELERNEIEWEQERARRDRERQYKTREDERRYRLRLDDWEAREKQKDHMRKLERESEEDRAEERKYEIIDQEHDTYDGYNKKRKHRSSGDERKRRQREKEDDLADRLKEEEEIEEAKLRAEEVRKKQKQDEEEAMRLLAAASATKKREEEDVLFDETTAESKVNFIDQSSNGDSDDDNHRTDRIQQNGTGDEICANSVTAEDAQQSSHPQSRRLGFGLVASGKRTAVPSVFHEEDEDAQKEKKLRPLVPIDYSNEELQAVQHRPSGALSPDLAAAAEFAKRITGVKSKEERPDDEKDRSRRSHEKSNQRDQEWNDHGSHRTRDDNRKETVDHDRERERRLDKVKTPDNRKLLDAKQLIDTIPKTKDELFSYEINWTIYDKNHLHERMRPWISKKITEFLGEEETSLVNYIVSTTQEHVNASEVLDRLQTILDDEAEMFVLKMWRMLIFEIKKVETGLAARPKG; translated from the exons ATGCCTTTGCTGCTATTCAAATTGATTGTACCGCGTC GAATTCCTCGTTATCCCGGTGTGTACCCAGTAATGGTTCGGCCGGTAATTCCACGTCCTATGGGAATAGTTGGCATCAATCCTGCACTAGCACGCCCTCCTGTTCCTGGAATACGTGGTCCAATTATCCCTCCTGTTATCAGACCAGGTGGAATTCCAAGTCTTACTCCTGCAGAGAAGCCACAAACAACAGTTTATGTAGGAAAGATAGCATCGACAGTGGACAATGATTTCATCCTTTCTATCCTGCAA CTCTGTGGGCCTGTTAAGAGCTGGAAACGCCCTCAAGATCCAACATCTGGGACTCTGAAAGGCTATGGATTTTGTGAGTTTGATTCAGCAGAGGGAATTCTTCGTGCAATAAGGTTGCTGAGCAAATTAAATATTGATGGACAAGAACTGATG TTAAATTTTAATTCAGCAACTAAAGAATATCTGGAGCGTTATCTTCAAAAGAAAAGGGAAAATATAAAAAAATCTGAAGCAGTTGACACCGAAGGGGGCCAAGAGATTGATAAAGAGGAAGGAAAAGCTACAGGTAGTGGGGAAGGTGTCCCTTCAGAGTCCACCCAAGAGGAGTCCAAAGAAGACAGCGTTACTGACCAAAAAGATCAAGACATTACTAAATTTGGTCTTGTGACTGATGAAGATAGGGAAGCTGATAAAGAGGTTTTAGAGAAACTCAATGGCATGATAGAGGAAAGGTTGAAGACGCATCCATTACCACCTCCACCCCCGCCGCCAGTGGCTACCGATGGTTCTGGTACTTTAAGCCAAGAAGTTCAGGTAGGATCGAAGGAAGGGGACATGGATGTGGATAGAGTGAAAAATG cagaagcagcagaagacagAAATGTGGATGAAATGAAAAGTGCAAATAGAACTCCTAATGAGCATGATAAACCAGATACAAGTTCACCTGACAAGAACAGAAAAAGTGATAAAAAGGAACGGGATGCTAAAAGGGAAAGGGAAAGAGAACTTGAAAGGAACGAGATAGAATGGGAACAAGAACGAGCTAGAAGAGATAGAGAAAGACAATACAAGACTCGAGAGGATGAGCGTCGATACAGGTTACGTCTCGATGATTGGGAAGCTCGAGAAAAACAAAAAGATCATATGCGGAAGTTGGAGAGAGAGAGTGAGGAAGATAGGGCGGAGGAGAGGAAGTATGAAATTATAGATCAAGAGCATGACACTTATGATGGTTATAACAAGAAGCGGAAACACAGAAGTAGTGGGGATGAGAGGAAGAGGAGGCAAAGAGAGAAGGAAGATGACTTGGCCGACAGGTTAAAAGAAGAGGAAGAAATTGAAGAGGCCAAGTTGAGGGCTGAAGAGGTTCGGAAGAAGCAGAAACAGGATGAAGAAGAAGCTATGAGGCTTTTGGCTGCTGCTTCTGCAACTAAAAAGCGTGAAGAAGAGGATGTGCTGTTTGATGAAACCACTGCTGAAAGTAAAGTTAACTTCATTGATCAGTCTTCTAATGGTGATTCTGACGATGATAACCATAGGA CTGATAGGATCCAACAAAATGGCACCGGTGATGAAATATGTGCAAACTCTGTTACTGCGGAAGATGCCCAGCAGAGCAGCCATCCTCAAAGTAGAAGGTTAGGCTTTGGGCTTGTAGCATCTGGAAAACGAACTGCAGTACCCTCTGTTTTTCACGAAGAAGACGAGGATGCGCAGAAGGAGAAAAAGTTGCGGCCTCTGGTTCCCATTGACTACTCAAATGAGGAACTGCAGGCTGTCCAACATCGTCCTTCTGGGGCATTATCTCCAGACTTGGCAGCAGCAGCTGAATTTGCAAAGCGTATTACAGGTGTTAAGTCCAAAGAAGAGAGGCCTGACGATGAAAAGGACAGAAGTAGACGTTCACATGAAAAATCTAACCAACGGGACCAAGAGTGGAATGATCATGGAAGTCATCGGACCAGAGATGATAACAGAAAAGAGACTGTTGACCATGACAGGGAAAGGGAACGCCGATTGGATAAAGTAAAGACACCAGATAACAGGAAACTTTTAGATGCAAAGCAGTTGATTGATACAATTCCAAAGACAAAAGATGAGTTGTTCTCGTATGAGATCAATTGGACCATTTATGATAAG AATCATTTACATGAAAGGATGAGACCATGGATCTCGAAGAAGATAACCGAGTTCTTGGGTGAAGAAGAGACCTCACTGGTAAACTACATTGTGTCTACCACTCAGGAACACGTGAATGCGTCTGAGGTACTGGACAGACTTCAGACCATCCTTGATGATGAAGCTGAGATGTTTGTGCTGAAGATGTGGAGGATGCTTATATTCGAAATCAAGAAAGTAGAGACCGGGCTTGCTGCAAGGCCCAAGGGTTGA